Proteins from one Romboutsia sp. CE17 genomic window:
- the fabD gene encoding ACP S-malonyltransferase, which translates to MSKNIAFLFPGQGSQYINMGKELYENIEECKNIFDKGQEILGMPIKELIFEGSNEELTRTKNSQPAILLTSLACQKALELEGISADYTVGLSLGEYGALIYSGVLSFEDGLRLIKKRAEIMDSAVSSEEGTMAAVLKLSEEKVQDLINRASKFGLVEGANYNCPGQVVISGEHEAIKQSVKIAKELKGIAIPLKVSGPFHSSMYEKASHEFYRELEKANINCPTKTVYSNVKGEPYEKEDDIRELLRLQIMSPVLFEKSIRDLINKGVDTFIEVGPGKTLSGFVKKIDKEVNVYNVEDIKSLKETVCNLNLIKANI; encoded by the coding sequence ATGAGCAAAAATATAGCATTTCTTTTTCCAGGTCAAGGATCTCAATATATAAATATGGGAAAAGAGCTTTATGAAAATATAGAAGAATGTAAAAATATATTTGATAAAGGTCAAGAAATATTAGGTATGCCCATAAAGGAATTAATATTTGAAGGTTCAAATGAAGAGCTGACAAGAACTAAAAATAGTCAGCCGGCAATACTTCTTACTTCATTAGCTTGTCAAAAGGCTTTGGAGCTTGAAGGAATTAGTGCTGATTATACAGTTGGATTATCACTAGGCGAATACGGAGCGTTAATATACTCAGGTGTACTTTCTTTTGAAGATGGATTACGACTTATAAAGAAAAGAGCTGAAATAATGGACTCTGCAGTAAGTTCTGAAGAGGGTACTATGGCAGCTGTACTTAAATTAAGCGAAGAAAAAGTTCAAGACTTAATAAACAGAGCTAGTAAATTCGGATTAGTTGAGGGTGCTAACTATAATTGTCCAGGTCAGGTTGTAATTTCAGGGGAACATGAAGCTATAAAACAAAGTGTAAAAATTGCTAAGGAACTAAAAGGCATTGCAATTCCTCTTAAAGTTAGTGGACCTTTCCATAGTTCTATGTATGAAAAAGCAAGTCATGAATTTTACAGAGAGCTTGAAAAGGCAAATATAAATTGTCCAACAAAGACAGTATACTCTAATGTTAAAGGTGAACCTTATGAAAAAGAAGATGATATAAGGGAATTATTAAGATTACAAATAATGTCACCAGTACTTTTTGAAAAAAGCATAAGAGATCTTATAAATAAAGGTGTTGATACTTTTATAGAAGTTGGGCCTGGAAAAACATTAAGTGGGTTTGTTAAAAAGATAGATAAAGAAGTAAATGTTTATAATGTTGAAGATATTAAATCTCTAAAAGAAACTGTATGTAATTTAAATCTTATAAAAGCTAATATATAG
- the fabK gene encoding enoyl-[acyl-carrier-protein] reductase FabK, with amino-acid sequence MKYTRITDLLNIEYPIIQGGMAWISDAKLAAAVSEAGGLGIISGVGSTEDVRSEIQKAKSLTNKPFGVNIMLMGKNVDEIAKLVCEEKVAVVTTGAGSPSRYMNEWKKNNIKVIPVVPSVAIAKRMEKFGADAIIVEGMEAGGHIGQLTTMSLVPQVVDAVEIPVIAAGGIGDGRGIAASLMLGACGVQMGTRFLVADECKVHENYKNKVINARDIDTEITGVSTSHPVRVLRNKLTREYLRLEKSNADTSEIEALGKGALKKAVIDGDVDNGSVMAGQIAGLIKEKQSCKEIITELINELEEAIRRV; translated from the coding sequence ATGAAATATACAAGGATAACAGATTTACTTAATATAGAATATCCAATTATTCAAGGTGGTATGGCTTGGATCTCAGATGCAAAATTAGCTGCAGCAGTTAGTGAAGCAGGTGGTCTTGGAATAATTAGTGGAGTAGGATCTACTGAAGATGTTAGAAGTGAAATACAAAAGGCTAAATCGCTTACTAATAAACCATTTGGCGTTAATATAATGCTTATGGGAAAAAATGTTGATGAAATAGCTAAACTTGTATGCGAAGAAAAAGTAGCTGTAGTAACTACTGGTGCTGGAAGTCCTAGTAGATATATGAATGAATGGAAAAAAAATAATATAAAAGTAATACCTGTTGTCCCTTCTGTAGCAATTGCAAAAAGAATGGAAAAATTCGGTGCAGATGCAATAATAGTTGAAGGGATGGAAGCAGGAGGTCATATAGGCCAACTAACTACTATGAGCCTTGTACCACAAGTAGTAGATGCTGTTGAAATTCCAGTAATAGCAGCAGGAGGTATAGGAGATGGTAGAGGCATAGCAGCGTCTCTTATGCTAGGTGCTTGTGGAGTTCAAATGGGAACAAGGTTCTTAGTAGCAGATGAATGTAAGGTTCATGAAAATTATAAAAATAAAGTTATAAATGCAAGAGACATAGATACTGAAATAACTGGAGTATCAACGTCACATCCAGTTAGAGTATTAAGAAATAAATTAACTAGAGAATATTTAAGATTAGAAAAGTCTAATGCAGATACAAGTGAAATTGAAGCTTTAGGAAAAGGAGCTTTAAAAAAAGCTGTAATAGATGGAGATGTAGATAATGGAAGTGTAATGGCAGGACAAATTGCTGGACTTATTAAAGAAAAGCAAAGTTGTAAAGAAATTATTACTGAACTAATAAACGAACTAGAAGAAGCAATTAGGAGGGTATAA
- a CDS encoding acyl carrier protein — protein MIFEKLQEIMEENLSIERDEITLESTFESLGIDSLDTFQLVIEVEEQFGIEVESPENLKSIKDVVNYIEEKTKEKINS, from the coding sequence ATGATATTTGAAAAATTACAAGAAATAATGGAAGAAAACTTATCAATAGAAAGAGATGAAATAACTTTAGAAAGTACATTTGAATCATTAGGTATAGATTCATTAGATACATTCCAATTAGTTATAGAAGTTGAAGAACAATTTGGAATAGAAGTTGAATCACCAGAAAACTTAAAGAGTATTAAAGATGTAGTAAATTACATAGAAGAAAAAACTAAAGAAAAAATAAACTCTTAA
- a CDS encoding beta-ketoacyl-ACP synthase III: MKEVIIGGVGKYTPSRKVTNEQLSNMVDTNDEWIRSRTGIQSRYVSSGEDTSNMAARASLDAIKDANISIQDIDLIVVATCTPDMFTPSTACLVQGIIGAENAVAFDIGAACSGFIYGLNVAKSLMITNNYKNAIVVGAENLSKSIDWKDRSTCVLFGDGAGAVVLSISDTKGIGHSFCKSDGTKWDAITIEGNDLDSPFVKDKIIRNSKLKMKGNEVFKFATSTIVKSINKILEDNNLNIEDIDYIIPHQANTRIIDYAAKKLKLPIDKFYINIHEYGNTSAASIPIAISEMHEKKLLKKGNKIILVGFGAGLTYGATLINWAI; the protein is encoded by the coding sequence ATGAAAGAAGTAATTATAGGAGGTGTTGGAAAATATACTCCTTCTAGAAAAGTAACCAATGAACAACTTAGCAATATGGTGGATACAAATGATGAGTGGATACGTTCTAGAACTGGAATACAAAGTAGATATGTATCATCAGGAGAGGATACTTCTAATATGGCTGCTCGTGCAAGTCTAGATGCCATAAAAGATGCTAATATATCAATTCAAGATATTGATCTGATAGTTGTTGCAACTTGTACTCCAGATATGTTTACACCATCTACAGCTTGCTTAGTTCAAGGTATTATAGGTGCAGAAAATGCAGTAGCCTTTGATATAGGCGCAGCTTGTTCTGGATTTATCTATGGACTTAATGTTGCTAAATCACTTATGATTACAAATAATTATAAAAATGCAATAGTAGTTGGAGCAGAGAATCTTTCAAAATCTATTGATTGGAAGGATAGATCTACATGTGTATTATTTGGAGATGGAGCTGGTGCAGTCGTTTTATCCATTAGCGATACAAAAGGTATAGGACATTCATTCTGCAAATCAGATGGTACTAAATGGGATGCTATAACAATAGAAGGAAATGATTTAGATAGTCCTTTTGTAAAAGATAAAATAATTAGAAATTCCAAGTTAAAGATGAAGGGTAATGAAGTATTTAAATTTGCAACTTCAACTATTGTCAAATCTATAAACAAAATCTTAGAAGATAATAATTTAAATATAGAAGATATAGACTATATAATACCTCATCAAGCTAATACAAGAATTATTGATTATGCTGCAAAAAAATTAAAACTTCCAATAGATAAGTTTTACATAAATATACATGAATATGGAAATACATCTGCAGCATCAATACCAATTGCTATAAGTGAAATGCATGAAAAAAAACTATTAAAAAAAGGCAATAAAATTATATTAGTCGGTTTTGGAGCAGGTCTAACTTATGGAGCTACTTTAATTAACTGGGCTATATAA